One genomic segment of Salinigranum rubrum includes these proteins:
- a CDS encoding SPW repeat domain-containing protein: MSTESDTDPIPEYAAWLLVLVGLWTLASPFVYPVDGAAFNNTIGIGVVTTALALVIAVGLRNE, translated from the coding sequence ATGAGCACCGAATCCGACACCGACCCGATCCCCGAATACGCCGCGTGGCTCCTCGTCCTCGTCGGCCTGTGGACGCTGGCCTCGCCGTTCGTCTACCCCGTCGACGGCGCGGCGTTCAACAACACCATCGGCATCGGCGTCGTGACGACGGCGCTCGCGCTCGTCATCGCGGTCGGTCTCCGCAACGAGTAG
- the arsN2 gene encoding arsenic resistance N-acetyltransferase ArsN2 produces MTQTVSLRAVDADASDSLDYVERLLARNDLPTADVRANPGYFFVAFEGEQKVGVGGIERFPPDGLLRSVVVEESMRGRGAGAALCDRLEHEAASDGVDTLYLLTTTAADFFAARGYERVDRADAPASIRGTSQFESLCPDTATVMRKRLSP; encoded by the coding sequence GTGACGCAGACGGTGTCGCTCCGGGCGGTCGACGCAGACGCCTCCGACTCCCTCGACTACGTCGAGCGCCTCCTGGCGCGGAACGACCTCCCCACGGCGGACGTTCGCGCGAACCCCGGCTACTTCTTCGTCGCGTTCGAAGGGGAGCAGAAGGTCGGTGTCGGCGGTATCGAACGATTCCCGCCCGACGGGCTCCTCCGGTCGGTCGTCGTCGAGGAGTCGATGCGAGGCCGCGGCGCGGGTGCCGCCCTCTGTGACCGATTGGAACACGAGGCGGCGAGCGACGGAGTCGACACGCTCTACCTGCTGACGACGACGGCGGCCGACTTCTTCGCCGCCCGCGGCTACGAGCGGGTCGACCGTGCGGACGCGCCCGCGTCGATTCGGGGGACGAGCCAGTTCGAGTCGCTGTGTCCCGATACCGCCACGGTCATGCGGAAACGGCTGTCGCCGTAG
- a CDS encoding pyridoxamine 5'-phosphate oxidase family protein: MPSDPHGPWTGTPMGESAVDDLLDSKGWGVLSLAADDEPYSLPISFGYDGDAVYFGFLRTGEESRKSAFVTDGATARLLVTDVRARFDWRSVAVTGPLTAVDLPDDDWETLRSLLNANPWSSTQFANVDLVEGLRGWRLDPESVHGRAVRPDRG, translated from the coding sequence ATGCCCAGCGATCCGCACGGGCCGTGGACGGGAACGCCGATGGGCGAGTCGGCGGTCGACGACCTGCTCGATTCGAAGGGGTGGGGCGTCCTCTCGCTCGCGGCCGACGACGAACCGTACAGCCTCCCCATCTCGTTCGGGTACGACGGCGACGCCGTCTACTTCGGGTTCCTCCGGACGGGCGAGGAGAGCCGCAAATCCGCGTTCGTCACGGATGGGGCGACAGCGCGCCTCCTCGTAACGGACGTGCGAGCGCGGTTCGACTGGCGGTCCGTGGCCGTGACCGGTCCCCTGACGGCCGTCGACTTACCGGACGACGACTGGGAGACGCTGCGGTCGCTGCTCAACGCGAACCCGTGGTCCTCCACGCAGTTCGCGAACGTCGACCTCGTCGAGGGGCTTCGCGGCTGGCGACTCGACCCCGAGAGCGTCCACGGGCGTGCGGTCCGGCCGGACCGCGGGTGA
- a CDS encoding transcription initiation factor IIB codes for MTESVRSYDPEQARARARTGEAEETEDESATADESVECPECGGPLATDTEHGETVCEHCGLVVEEDEIDHGPEWRAFDANEKDQKSRVGAPTTNMMHDKGLSTNIGWQNKDAYGNSLSSRQREKMQRLRTWNERFRTRDSKERNLKQALGEIDRMASALGLPDSVRETASVIYRRALQDDLLPGRSIEGVATASLYAAARQAGTPRSLDEITAVSRVEKDEIARTYRYVVRELKLEIKPADPEQYVPRFASDLDLSDESERRARQLLQNAKEAGIHSGKSPVGLAAAAVYAASLLTNEKVTQSEVSEVANISEVTIRNRYHELLEAEEQVQVP; via the coding sequence ATGACTGAATCCGTCCGAAGCTACGACCCGGAGCAGGCCCGCGCACGCGCGCGCACAGGCGAGGCCGAAGAGACCGAAGACGAATCCGCGACGGCAGACGAGTCCGTCGAGTGTCCCGAGTGCGGCGGTCCCCTCGCGACCGACACCGAACACGGCGAGACGGTGTGTGAACACTGCGGTCTCGTCGTCGAGGAGGACGAGATCGACCACGGTCCCGAGTGGCGTGCGTTCGACGCCAACGAGAAGGACCAGAAATCGCGAGTCGGCGCCCCGACGACGAACATGATGCACGACAAGGGGCTCTCGACGAACATCGGCTGGCAGAACAAGGACGCGTACGGTAACTCGCTCTCGTCGCGCCAGCGCGAGAAGATGCAGCGCCTCCGCACCTGGAACGAGCGCTTCCGCACCCGCGACTCGAAGGAGCGAAACCTCAAGCAGGCGCTCGGCGAGATCGACCGCATGGCATCGGCGCTGGGGCTTCCCGACAGCGTCCGCGAGACCGCGTCGGTCATCTACCGCCGCGCGCTCCAGGACGACCTCCTTCCAGGGAGGAGCATCGAGGGTGTCGCCACCGCGTCGCTGTACGCCGCCGCCCGCCAGGCCGGAACGCCCCGCTCGCTCGACGAGATTACCGCCGTCTCCCGCGTCGAGAAGGACGAAATCGCCCGGACGTACCGGTACGTCGTCCGCGAACTCAAACTCGAAATCAAGCCCGCGGACCCCGAGCAGTACGTCCCCCGGTTCGCCTCGGATCTCGACCTCTCCGACGAGTCCGAGCGGCGCGCCCGTCAGCTCCTGCAGAACGCCAAGGAGGCGGGCATCCACTCGGGCAAGTCCCCCGTGGGGCTGGCCGCGGCCGCGGTGTACGCCGCCTCCCTCCTCACCAACGAGAAGGTCACCCAGTCGGAAGTGAGCGAGGTCGCGAACATCTCCGAAGTGACGATCCGAAACCGGTACCACGAACTGCTCGAAGCCGAAGAGCAGGTCCAGGTGCCCTAG
- the gatA gene encoding Asp-tRNA(Asn)/Glu-tRNA(Gln) amidotransferase subunit GatA — protein MASLNAFITEERIESDADGPLAGKTVAVKDNISTEGVRTTCGSAMLDDYVAPYDATVVSRLKDAGATIVGKSNMDEFGMGTTTETSAFGPTRNPVDTDRVPGGSSGGSAAAVTAGEADLALGSDTGGSIRCPAAFCGVVGIKPTYGLVSRYGLVAYANSLEQIGPIAPSVSEAASLLDVISGEDANDSTTVAEGDDSDYAAAAGGDVDGLTLGVPTELIEGADEGVVETFWDSISELEAQGATYEEVSLESIEHALAAYYVIATSEASSNLARFDGVRYGLSGGEGNWNESFARAREEGFGAEVKRRILLGTYALSAGYHDKYYKKAQDARAWVRRDFEGVFDDVDLVASPTMPVLPPELGESLDDPLQLYLMDANTVPVNLANLPAISVPAGEADGLPVGLQLVAPKFDESTMIRAASAVE, from the coding sequence ATGGCCTCGCTGAACGCCTTCATCACCGAGGAGCGCATCGAGAGCGACGCCGACGGCCCCCTCGCGGGGAAGACGGTCGCCGTCAAGGACAACATCTCCACCGAGGGCGTGCGAACGACCTGCGGGTCGGCGATGCTCGACGACTACGTCGCGCCGTACGACGCGACGGTCGTCTCCCGACTGAAGGACGCCGGCGCGACCATCGTCGGCAAGTCGAACATGGACGAGTTCGGGATGGGAACCACCACGGAGACGTCGGCGTTCGGCCCGACTCGGAACCCGGTCGACACCGACCGCGTTCCGGGAGGCTCCTCCGGCGGGTCGGCCGCGGCCGTCACGGCGGGCGAGGCTGACCTCGCGCTCGGGTCCGACACCGGTGGCTCGATTCGCTGCCCCGCCGCGTTCTGCGGCGTCGTCGGCATCAAGCCGACGTACGGTCTCGTCTCCCGGTACGGCCTCGTCGCCTACGCCAACTCGCTCGAACAGATCGGTCCCATCGCTCCCTCCGTCTCCGAGGCGGCGTCGCTGCTCGACGTCATCTCGGGGGAGGACGCGAACGACTCCACCACCGTCGCCGAGGGCGACGACTCCGACTACGCCGCGGCCGCCGGCGGCGACGTCGACGGCCTCACGCTCGGCGTCCCGACCGAACTCATCGAGGGAGCCGACGAGGGCGTCGTCGAGACGTTCTGGGACTCGATTTCCGAGTTAGAGGCGCAGGGGGCCACCTACGAGGAGGTCTCGCTCGAATCCATCGAGCACGCGCTGGCGGCGTACTACGTCATCGCCACGTCCGAGGCGTCCTCGAACCTCGCGCGGTTCGACGGCGTCCGTTACGGCCTCTCCGGTGGAGAGGGCAACTGGAACGAGTCGTTCGCGCGAGCCAGGGAGGAGGGCTTCGGCGCCGAGGTCAAGCGGCGCATCCTCCTCGGGACGTACGCGCTGTCGGCGGGCTACCACGACAAGTACTACAAGAAGGCACAGGACGCCCGCGCCTGGGTGCGTCGGGACTTCGAAGGGGTGTTCGACGACGTGGACCTCGTGGCGTCGCCGACGATGCCCGTCCTCCCCCCCGAACTCGGCGAGAGCCTCGACGACCCCCTCCAACTCTACCTGATGGACGCGAACACCGTTCCCGTGAACCTCGCGAACCTCCCCGCCATCTCGGTGCCGGCGGGCGAGGCCGACGGGCTTCCGGTCGGTCTGCAACTCGTAGCGCCGAAGTTCGACGAGTCGACGATGATTCGGGCGGCCAGCGCCGTCGAGTGA
- a CDS encoding APC family permease yields MSHSGRREPTASLSLLDATMVGIGAMIGAGIFVLTGLAVDISGPAAIVAFALNGGVTTFTALSYAELAAAIPRNGGGYAYVREVFSAPVSFVMGWTRWFTYMIAGSLYALGFASNFIEWGHLYGIELPGPAVGYALFAVAALVTLNALSTEASGKGETVITLVKIAILGVFVAFGLTAARTGEFRPLFSKGALSVLPAMGLTFIAFQGYDLIATVTEEVENPRVNIPRAIILSVVVTVIVYLLVVFVAIGTLGAEALGGAGETAIAQAAEGFMPRFPVIGTGASLIAFGAVFSTISALNAVVIGSSRVAFAMGREGQLPARLGRFHHRYGTPLAAIAASAVLMLVAVVVVPIRVVGNLASLFSLLGFVVVNLALIRLRSQQPDLQRPFEVPFYPVTPILGIVCNLLLGLFIDPFTWALALGWLAFGGVVYLVWSRRRERPRDEAEAAEIQAPEPIASAEEGDD; encoded by the coding sequence GTGAGCCACTCTGGACGGCGGGAACCGACGGCCAGCCTGAGCTTACTCGACGCGACGATGGTCGGTATCGGCGCGATGATCGGCGCGGGCATCTTCGTCCTCACGGGACTGGCGGTGGACATCTCGGGACCGGCGGCCATCGTCGCGTTCGCCCTCAACGGCGGCGTGACGACGTTCACGGCGCTCTCGTACGCGGAACTCGCCGCCGCCATCCCGCGGAACGGCGGCGGGTACGCCTACGTCCGCGAGGTGTTCTCGGCGCCCGTCTCGTTCGTCATGGGGTGGACGCGGTGGTTCACCTACATGATCGCCGGGTCGCTGTACGCGCTCGGGTTCGCGTCGAACTTCATCGAGTGGGGCCACCTCTACGGCATCGAACTGCCGGGTCCGGCCGTCGGCTACGCGCTCTTCGCCGTCGCCGCGCTGGTGACGCTGAACGCCCTCTCGACGGAGGCCTCCGGCAAGGGCGAGACGGTCATCACCCTCGTCAAGATCGCCATCCTCGGCGTGTTCGTCGCGTTCGGCCTCACGGCAGCGCGAACGGGTGAGTTCCGGCCGCTGTTCTCGAAGGGCGCGCTCTCGGTCCTGCCGGCGATGGGGCTGACGTTCATCGCGTTCCAGGGCTACGACCTCATCGCCACCGTGACCGAAGAGGTGGAGAACCCCCGCGTGAACATCCCGCGGGCCATCATCCTCTCGGTCGTGGTGACGGTCATCGTCTACCTCCTCGTCGTGTTCGTCGCCATCGGCACCCTCGGCGCGGAGGCGCTGGGCGGTGCGGGCGAGACCGCCATCGCGCAGGCGGCCGAGGGCTTCATGCCCCGGTTCCCCGTCATCGGGACCGGCGCGTCGCTCATCGCCTTCGGCGCCGTCTTCTCGACGATTTCGGCCCTCAACGCCGTCGTCATCGGCTCCTCGCGCGTGGCGTTCGCGATGGGGCGCGAGGGGCAGTTGCCGGCGCGACTCGGCCGCTTTCACCACCGGTACGGCACGCCGCTCGCCGCCATCGCCGCGAGCGCGGTGTTGATGCTCGTCGCCGTCGTCGTCGTTCCCATTCGGGTCGTCGGCAACCTGGCCAGCCTCTTCTCACTGCTGGGCTTCGTCGTCGTGAACCTCGCGCTCATCCGCCTCCGGAGCCAGCAACCGGACCTCCAGCGGCCGTTCGAGGTCCCGTTCTACCCCGTGACGCCGATTCTCGGCATCGTCTGTAACCTCCTCCTCGGCCTCTTTATCGACCCGTTCACCTGGGCGCTCGCGCTCGGGTGGCTGGCGTTCGGTGGCGTCGTCTACCTGGTCTGGTCGCGGCGCCGCGAGCGCCCGCGCGACGAGGCCGAGGCGGCCGAGATACAGGCACCCGAACCCATCGCCTCCGCCGAGGAGGGCGACGACTGA
- a CDS encoding DUF429 domain-containing protein, which translates to MSVAGVDGCYDGWVAIVLEGTDATTVVEESFSAVWDECNTCDSVLVDVPVGLVSGSKSSEYIRACDTAARKRIASPSSVFQVPIREAVDAWKHAEDARKRDAAREAQREVTGRGLTSQALSLLDKIAEVDTFVGECSDVDDVSNRLAESHPELCFTALNGGRPLSRSKATRHSDAGLADRYDVLDDEFEGDTATTLWEALCQCRNVEAESDEHTPEVTFDDVLDAFVLALTARQDTATLPPSPESDCEIEWPMAMAYAPPGVFDDGDKTKLDAV; encoded by the coding sequence ATGAGCGTCGCTGGTGTCGATGGTTGCTATGACGGGTGGGTCGCGATAGTACTCGAGGGAACGGACGCCACTACTGTCGTCGAAGAGTCGTTCAGTGCGGTCTGGGACGAGTGTAACACGTGTGACTCGGTGCTGGTCGACGTTCCTGTCGGTCTCGTTTCGGGCAGCAAGTCAAGCGAGTACATACGCGCCTGTGATACCGCTGCCCGGAAACGGATCGCTTCCCCATCGAGCGTCTTTCAGGTTCCCATCCGAGAAGCGGTCGATGCGTGGAAACATGCCGAAGACGCCCGAAAACGTGACGCTGCGCGAGAGGCACAGCGGGAGGTGACGGGTCGTGGACTCACGAGCCAGGCGCTTTCGCTACTGGACAAGATCGCCGAGGTCGACACGTTCGTCGGTGAGTGTTCTGATGTGGACGACGTCTCGAACAGACTCGCTGAGAGTCACCCGGAGCTTTGTTTCACCGCGCTGAACGGCGGCAGACCGCTCTCTCGTTCGAAGGCAACCCGACACTCGGATGCAGGACTCGCCGACCGGTACGATGTTCTCGACGACGAGTTCGAAGGTGACACGGCGACCACGCTGTGGGAAGCGCTCTGTCAGTGCCGGAACGTTGAGGCCGAGTCCGACGAGCACACCCCTGAAGTGACGTTCGACGACGTCCTTGACGCATTCGTGCTCGCGCTCACTGCTCGCCAGGACACTGCAACACTCCCGCCCTCGCCCGAGTCAGACTGTGAGATAGAGTGGCCGATGGCTATGGCGTATGCTCCGCCGGGTGTCTTTGACGACGGAGACAAAACCAAGCTCGACGCGGTCTAG
- a CDS encoding energy-coupling factor ABC transporter ATP-binding protein, translated as MTTPVLRARDLHYAYPDGTVALSGIDLDVAAGERVAVTGPNGSGKSTLLQVLGGLVEPSGGHVEYFGETTTAETVRERLGVVLQDPDDSLFNTTVRADIEYGPAQLGVPREEADRRVRVLADALDLDGLLDKPPHRLSGGEKKRAALACVLSFEPCVLLLDEPTSAVDAPRTADVLDILDRRHRAGTTLVTVTPDVELIPRVADRVVVVGPAGELVADGPVADVLTDPETLATAGLEPPATVRLFDRLGWDDPPVDVDDALDRLEAKGLARR; from the coding sequence GTGACTACGCCCGTCCTCCGTGCCCGCGACCTCCACTACGCGTATCCGGACGGGACTGTCGCGCTCTCCGGGATCGACCTCGACGTCGCGGCGGGCGAGCGTGTCGCCGTCACCGGGCCGAACGGTTCCGGCAAGAGCACGCTCCTCCAGGTCCTCGGCGGGCTCGTCGAGCCTTCTGGAGGCCACGTCGAGTACTTCGGCGAGACGACGACCGCCGAGACGGTCCGCGAGCGTCTCGGGGTGGTCCTGCAGGACCCCGACGACTCCCTGTTCAACACGACGGTCCGAGCCGACATCGAGTACGGCCCCGCACAGCTGGGCGTCCCACGCGAGGAGGCGGATCGGCGTGTGCGCGTCCTGGCCGATGCGCTCGACCTCGACGGCCTCCTCGACAAGCCGCCGCACCGTCTGAGCGGCGGCGAGAAGAAACGAGCGGCGCTCGCGTGCGTCCTCTCGTTCGAACCGTGCGTGCTCCTCCTCGACGAGCCGACGAGCGCCGTCGACGCCCCGCGGACAGCCGACGTCCTCGACATCCTCGACCGCCGCCACCGAGCGGGGACGACTCTCGTGACCGTCACGCCCGACGTCGAACTCATCCCGAGAGTGGCCGACCGGGTCGTCGTCGTGGGTCCCGCGGGCGAACTCGTCGCGGACGGCCCGGTCGCGGACGTCCTCACGGACCCCGAGACGCTGGCGACCGCGGGATTAGAGCCGCCCGCCACTGTCCGTCTCTTCGACCGGCTCGGCTGGGACGACCCGCCGGTCGACGTGGACGACGCCCTCGACCGGCTCGAAGCGAAGGGTCTCGCGCGCCGGTGA
- a CDS encoding alcohol dehydrogenase catalytic domain-containing protein yields the protein MRAAAFTDLTGPSGVELVERPDPEPGRGEAVVDVDACAINRHDLWILEGDSAMVDASRLPFVSGLDVAGVVRSVGDGAGVDVEPGDRVVLCPNETCGTCRFCREGPENRCAEFSLYHGGLAEQALVSADRLLALPDSVDATTAAALPTAYMTAYHMLRRANLGPGDLLFVPGATGGVGVATVQLAALSGVRTVGTSSSATKLDQVESLGLDHAVESTDPDEIRPAVEDVGAPDAVVNHLGGPYTRLGLDVMRRGGRMLVCGRTAGGVSEFDVPDLFLGHKRVEGSTMGTQGDLQRLVDLVAAGDLDPAVEATYPLAETGAAFAAMKERESVGKLVVTTD from the coding sequence ATGCGTGCCGCTGCCTTCACCGACCTGACCGGACCGAGCGGCGTCGAACTCGTCGAGCGTCCCGACCCCGAACCCGGACGAGGGGAGGCCGTCGTCGACGTCGACGCCTGCGCGATCAACCGTCACGACCTCTGGATACTCGAAGGCGACTCCGCGATGGTCGACGCCTCACGGCTCCCGTTCGTCAGCGGCCTCGACGTGGCCGGCGTCGTCCGCTCCGTCGGCGACGGTGCGGGCGTCGACGTGGAACCCGGCGACCGGGTCGTCCTCTGTCCGAACGAGACCTGCGGGACCTGTCGCTTCTGTCGGGAGGGTCCGGAGAACCGCTGTGCGGAGTTCTCGCTGTACCACGGCGGCCTCGCCGAGCAGGCGCTCGTCTCTGCCGACCGCCTCCTCGCGCTCCCCGACTCGGTCGACGCGACAACCGCGGCCGCCCTCCCCACCGCGTACATGACGGCGTACCACATGCTCCGACGGGCCAACCTCGGTCCCGGCGACCTCCTGTTCGTCCCGGGCGCGACAGGCGGCGTCGGCGTCGCGACGGTCCAACTCGCGGCTCTCTCGGGAGTTCGGACCGTCGGCACCTCCTCGTCGGCGACGAAACTCGACCAGGTCGAATCGCTGGGACTCGACCACGCCGTCGAGTCGACCGACCCCGACGAGATCCGCCCGGCCGTCGAGGACGTCGGTGCGCCCGACGCCGTCGTCAACCACCTCGGCGGCCCCTACACCCGACTCGGCCTCGACGTCATGCGCCGCGGCGGGCGGATGCTCGTCTGCGGTCGCACCGCCGGCGGCGTGTCGGAGTTCGACGTCCCGGACCTGTTCCTCGGACACAAGCGCGTCGAGGGGAGCACGATGGGCACGCAGGGAGACCTCCAGCGACTGGTCGACCTCGTCGCGGCCGGCGACCTCGACCCGGCCGTCGAGGCGACGTACCCGCTCGCCGAGACGGGCGCGGCGTTCGCGGCGATGAAAGAGCGCGAGAGCGTCGGCAAACTCGTCGTCACGACCGACTGA
- a CDS encoding NUDIX hydrolase, with product METTRHFTATVYLVHDGATALHEHPRLDIRLPPGGHIDRDELPHEAALREAREETGLEPTLLTDHAEVASETSRAIPRPRHLMLADVNRYGDQVGHQHIDHVFFATVDSRALTPDDDEEPASAWDWYTTRELRAADVDNDVRELGAEAVAAAAEYSG from the coding sequence ATGGAGACGACACGGCACTTCACCGCGACGGTCTATCTCGTCCACGACGGCGCGACAGCCCTCCACGAGCACCCCCGACTCGACATCCGCCTGCCGCCCGGCGGCCACATCGACCGCGACGAACTCCCTCACGAGGCCGCCCTCCGCGAGGCGCGCGAGGAAACGGGGCTCGAACCCACTCTCCTGACCGACCACGCCGAAGTCGCCTCCGAGACGTCGCGGGCCATTCCCCGGCCGCGCCACCTGATGCTCGCCGACGTCAACCGCTACGGCGACCAGGTCGGCCACCAGCACATCGACCACGTGTTCTTCGCGACGGTCGACTCCCGGGCGCTGACCCCCGACGACGACGAGGAACCGGCGAGCGCGTGGGACTGGTACACGACCAGAGAACTTCGTGCGGCGGACGTCGACAACGACGTCCGCGAGTTGGGAGCCGAGGCGGTCGCGGCGGCCGCCGAGTACTCCGGGTGA
- a CDS encoding hydroxyacid dehydrogenase, which yields MSTQWEVLLPAHIDPSGPASIDDFARCTGMDEYADVADALGDIGRYDAVIVRTTELDADVVERARRLQVISKHGAGLDNVDVDAASRRGIVVCNTPGANARSVAEHAMALLFGVRRNLRTADRHVRSGAWNRSTFAGHELTGDVLGLFGFGAIAREVADLARGMGQRVCTYDPYVADEDVPAGVERVADRLALFERADAVSVHAPLTSETRGVVSDEELHALGPDGLLVNTARGEVVDEAALVEALSGGRLGGAGLDTFAEEPPGEGHPLYARDDVLLTPHVGGVTAEALERMSRQAAANVRTVYEGGLPESTVNREALEEAGR from the coding sequence ATGTCGACCCAGTGGGAGGTTCTCCTCCCGGCACACATCGACCCGTCGGGGCCGGCGTCGATCGACGACTTCGCTCGGTGTACCGGGATGGACGAGTACGCGGACGTCGCCGACGCGCTCGGAGACATCGGGCGGTACGACGCAGTCATCGTCAGAACGACTGAACTCGACGCGGACGTCGTCGAGCGGGCACGTCGGTTGCAGGTCATCTCGAAACACGGCGCGGGCCTCGACAACGTCGACGTCGACGCGGCGTCACGTCGCGGCATCGTCGTCTGTAACACTCCCGGTGCCAACGCGCGCTCCGTCGCCGAACACGCGATGGCGCTCCTGTTCGGCGTCCGCCGGAACCTCCGGACGGCGGACCGACACGTCCGCAGCGGAGCGTGGAACCGCTCGACGTTCGCGGGTCACGAACTGACTGGCGACGTGCTCGGTCTGTTCGGCTTCGGTGCTATCGCCCGCGAAGTCGCCGACCTCGCGCGGGGGATGGGCCAGCGCGTCTGCACCTACGACCCCTACGTCGCGGACGAGGACGTCCCCGCGGGAGTCGAACGCGTCGCGGACCGCCTCGCGCTCTTCGAGCGTGCCGATGCGGTGAGCGTTCACGCGCCGCTCACCTCCGAGACCCGGGGCGTCGTCTCGGACGAGGAGTTGCACGCGCTCGGCCCCGATGGCCTCCTCGTCAACACGGCACGAGGGGAGGTCGTCGACGAGGCGGCCCTCGTCGAAGCCCTCTCCGGGGGCCGACTCGGCGGTGCCGGCCTCGACACGTTCGCCGAGGAACCGCCGGGCGAGGGACACCCCCTCTACGCACGCGACGACGTCCTCCTGACGCCACACGTCGGCGGGGTGACCGCGGAGGCGCTGGAACGGATGAGCCGGCAGGCGGCCGCGAACGTCCGCACCGTCTACGAAGGGGGACTCCCCGAGTCGACGGTGAACCGAGAGGCACTCGAGGAGGCGGGCCGATGA
- the gatC gene encoding Asp-tRNA(Asn)/Glu-tRNA(Gln) amidotransferase subunit GatC: protein MSDSPVDSEEVRHVAELARVDLADEEVEEFAAQFADILAYFDALDEVPEIEADEDLVNVMRPDEVREGLSQEEALSNATETEAGYFKGPRVS, encoded by the coding sequence ATGAGCGATTCGCCCGTCGACAGCGAGGAGGTGCGTCACGTCGCGGAGTTGGCGCGCGTCGACCTGGCCGACGAGGAGGTCGAGGAGTTCGCCGCGCAGTTCGCCGACATCCTCGCGTACTTCGACGCGCTGGACGAGGTGCCCGAAATCGAGGCCGACGAGGACCTCGTGAACGTGATGCGTCCCGACGAGGTCCGCGAGGGCCTCTCCCAGGAGGAGGCGCTCTCGAACGCCACGGAGACCGAAGCGGGCTACTTCAAGGGACCGCGGGTGTCGTAG
- a CDS encoding potassium channel family protein has product MNSTPDTDTDTDVQDLRVILAGGGEMGVRTAELLTDRGHDVVIVEADAERCRELTDAYLATVIEGDAARPETLRQAQPRRSDVVAALTDDETTNFAVCMAAQRMAPEVRTVMRVTATPDELYEEYVDGLVFPERLGARAATNEIAGGGVRTIEDVAGDVEIVEIEITEAAPVAGKRLDEVRLPRGTLIIVDYQGNRLGGPDTVLEVGHRYVVAVESDVADEVMNLMRG; this is encoded by the coding sequence ATGAACTCGACTCCCGACACCGACACCGACACCGACGTACAGGACCTCCGGGTCATCCTCGCCGGCGGCGGCGAGATGGGCGTCCGAACGGCGGAACTCCTCACCGACCGCGGACACGACGTGGTCATCGTCGAAGCCGACGCGGAGCGCTGTCGCGAACTGACCGACGCGTACCTCGCGACGGTCATCGAGGGCGACGCCGCCCGACCGGAGACGCTTCGGCAGGCCCAGCCGAGGAGGAGCGACGTCGTCGCGGCGCTCACCGACGACGAGACGACCAACTTCGCCGTCTGCATGGCCGCCCAGCGCATGGCGCCCGAGGTGCGGACCGTGATGCGCGTCACCGCCACCCCGGACGAACTGTACGAGGAGTACGTCGACGGCCTCGTCTTCCCCGAACGGCTCGGCGCGCGCGCGGCGACGAACGAAATCGCCGGCGGGGGCGTCCGGACGATAGAGGACGTCGCCGGCGACGTCGAAATCGTCGAAATCGAAATCACGGAGGCCGCGCCCGTGGCCGGCAAGCGCCTCGACGAGGTCCGCCTCCCCCGGGGAACGCTCATCATCGTCGACTACCAGGGCAACCGACTGGGAGGGCCCGATACGGTGCTCGAAGTGGGCCACCGCTACGTCGTCGCCGTCGAGTCCGACGTCGCCGACGAGGTGATGAACCTGATGCGGGGCTGA